The genomic stretch AAACCTTCCGTAAAGACTGTCTAGACAGCCACCATGGCAATGCTTGTGATTAATGTTCATCCGGTTAGAGCTGCGCTTGCCGCTTCCGAAGCCAACTACATGCACTTCTTACGATAACGCCTAGGAAAGCCTATTTCTTACTCCTGTTAAGCCGGCAAAGTCCTCCGCTTCTCCCCAGAATCCAGGTTCACAAAGCTGGTCTCCTGGCATGACTGGTGGAGAGCTTGCAAGTTGGAGACACTAAGAATACAACTAAGAAGGGAGAACAATAAGAGCTCAGATATCCTGCTGATCATCTCTGCAAGACGCAGATCTGCGGCAGACCAACACGGCAGACGGTGTCTAGGCAGCTGATGTGATAGAAGGAAGCCACGCCGCAGTTTGTTCGCCGAACACTCTGACATGAAACCGCGGGCCTACAAATCAAGATACAGTAATCGTCCTTCATCCGCCTAGATGGGTGTCACAGCCCAAACCGCAGTCCTGATAGAAGGACTATAGTAGGTATTTTATAGGGTTACCAATAGACAACACGATACCAAGCCCAAGACGCCACGCTACTAAAATGCGACAAATATGGAAAAGCCGACAAGTTTTCTGGTTAACGGGTTGTTTACCGATATCATAGTCAGGCTTTTAGCATAGGACACCCCTCCTTACCGCTGTGACCGATATGGCTGCTGAACTTCATGAAGCGGTCGTTCGCTGTAAAACAAGTTTTCAGACCAAGGCGGGAGTTTCTTGTCGCGTTCATAGAGGTATCCACAGTTGTTGCATAGGGTACGCGGTCCCTTTGGTCCATCGCGGACAGCCCACACGGCAGTTCCCCACACCCAACAGTGTGCGCATCTCCACGTTTGCCGTTCTCTGTAACATGATTGTCAATATTAATTCTCTCATATTTGAAATAAGTATTGGTACGTACCCTTCTTGTAGACCACCATCCTGTCCACCATAGCCTGAGCCCCCTCCAGCTCCAGGCGTGCCCCGTCCGACAGGGCTCAAACTCCTaaacctcctcttcttcttgctgCGCTCGCCGCGTCCCATGTTTTCTTGTCCCTCAATGTTGTTGAAGAATTCGTTGGCTGGGGCGCCCGTCATATTTGTGGTCGAGGAGAAGCGCGCTGTTTCTCTCCGTAATCTGCGGATTTGCCTCTCGCGGTCACCTTCGCGCTTCTCAATCTCCTCGGGTGATAAGATCTCAACTTTCGGTTCCCATTCATCGCACAAGTGCTCTTGGTCGTATCTCCAGCCCGCGCCGATTGTGGGCTCAACAGCGTCGTTGTCAATCTCCCCATCACCCACTAACCCGCCATTTTCACAAGCCTCCTTCTTGAGTCGCAATACTGCTTCGTAAATGCTATGTGTCATGGCGTTAACCCATTCCCCTGAAAGTCCGAGATCTGCGCAGGTAGTTTTGGCAAACATTTCCGCAAAACCCGGTGGATGCAGGAGTGACCATTCGAACTTGTCCGTGTATAACCGGTTCATAAGGTTGATGTTGAGAGTGACAATACACCGGTAGGTGTCATCTGGATTGTGGAGCTCCTCGGATGGCAGTGCGGTGGCAGCCGCGCTGATGCCATTCGGTATGCCTACAGGTGTTTGCGCACCCTCTGTGTGCGATGCGCCGTTTGTCACAGGGGTGGAAACTCCATTAGTGGCGGGAACGACGGGTGTAGAAGTGCCGTCTCGACTTCTTTCGGGTAGTGTGACTTTGGCACCTGTTGCTTGGATACTCTGGACACCTTGTACAGCAGGCGATGCTGTAGAATGGAAGAGGGGGTGCAGCGCAACTCCAGCATACTCCTCTAGCTGCTGCCGGATTTGGTTTGCAATCTGTGAAATGATCATTGGTTTGCGTTCAGTCGGAAGATCCAGCTCGTCGACGAATTGTTTCGCAAATTGATCAGGCGTGGTCAAGGCCTCGTGGAGGTTCCAGAGGAAAGAATCCTTCAATCTGTAAGCTGGCGTGACATCCGGCTGCTTGTATGCGGGCAAGTTCTCGTTGATGCCAAAATCCCGAGCATTGGAGGGCGTTGGTAGCGGGGCTTCTGGACGGAAAGACTGTATGTCCATGTCTATTCGAATCGGAATCAATGTGACTGGCAGAACCGACTGCGTCTGGACTTGTTTTTCCGTACTACAAAATGTCAgcctcttcttctcttgACCAAATCGTGCCAGTTGCCACTCACAGGTTACGCTTCGGTCTGCCCATCCAGTCCCGCCATATCCCCTGCGTGTCGATAGGCGCAGTGAGCTCTTCGCCTAGAGCTGCTATTTGCGCTTGTTGGTCCACGCTTGACGGGTCGGCCTTTTGTACACTGCGCAGGCCCGTTGCTCGCCGTGGACGGTCACTATCTTCGAAatcatcgtcatcgtagGCATCTTCTGCATAACTGAGGACAGCAGTGCCTCGCTTCGTCACGCGCGGCGCAGGGAGCGTATTCGAGGGCGGGACGATGGGCGATATGAGTGAATTCCCGTGGCTACGTAGGCGCGGCGCATAACTAGACATGAATGCCTGCGGCGGCGCCGTCTTTCCCGTGGTCGTAAACATGGCTGTTAACACGCGCGATGAGTCGTGTAGGAAATGTAAGGAAGCTCAGCAGAGCTCGCGAACACCGGACGCGTCGCAATCCTTATAAGGGCGAAATGTGGACCGACAGAGGCGCAAAGTTTGGTGAGATGTATGTCAATTCGCAATACTGCCCGGGCTATTAGTGACAGTGAAAGTCCGTTCGAACGGCAAATGCTCGTGCGCGTTCCTGTAAAGTGATGGGATGCTTTCGCGGTTGCGATGCAGCTAAAATTGCCAAGAACCGCTAATCTGGAATAACGCTAGGGTGATATCCCCCCTTCACCCACTTCACGATGCGCTTTACATTTTATTTCCACGACTGCCTGGTCATTAGCGAATAGGTGCATAAAAGCAGCGAGTACAGGAAACACTTATTAGCCTCGCAAAACACGGTGTATGACAAGGCGCAAAATGAACTCAGCCTACGCAAATCAACTTATCGCACGCTCACTGACAAGAGATCGGGTAACTTTACATCATATAGGGTCTCAATTCCTCCTCCCGTTTCATACAGTCTCACTCTTCCATTGTTAGTCATTCTGCCAAGTCATCGACGTCTCATGCTGTTCACTCGGTGTGTTGTTCACTCATGTGCTGTTCACTCACTATCCCGTCACGTCACCAGTCGCACCATAACTGATATTCAAATGTGAATAGAAAGCGAGACTTATCACGCCGGCTCTTCGTAATAACACAAGTGCACTCGGGTCTCTGTCCGGGGCCCGTAGAGATCTTGCTATCGCAGATTCACGCAATCACACAATGGTACCCCGCGCTCATTGGCCACAGGGCTACAATACTATTGTCTAACTGTCACTCACCTTCACTCCGTAACAAATTCTTCACCCTTTGTCTCATTGTACAGGCTGTTGTGACACAACACCTCTCGAGGGCTATTGTATTATAGCTTCACAGCGCCCTTCCTAGGCCTTACGACTACTAAAGCCTCTACTCTATTCTCCCCTACCAAACTCATACCTTCCTTTCTCCATCAGATTTGCAACGTTATTCCACACTTCAACACACATTTCAACATGTTCAACAAGTCCACTCTTTTCGCCGCCATGCTGGCCATGGCACCTTTTTCCGCCAACGCTCACATGATTATGGCGAGCCCCGTTCCTTACGGCCATCCCAACAACTCTCCTCTCGATGCATCGGGCTCCGACTATCCTTGCAAAGCAGGGCCTTACACCATTGTCACTATGAACGACTGGAAAGTAGGATCGACACAGAAGCTGTTCTTTACAGGCACTGCTGTCCATGGCGGCGGTAGCTGCCAAGTCAGCGTCACGAAAGACAAGGAACCCACCAAGGACTCCAAGTTCAAGGTCATCTACTCCATCGAAGGTGGCTGCCCTGCCAATTTCCCTGCTAATTATCCTGAGGGCGGCCCTAACTACGACGGCTATTTCCCTTTTACTGTGCCACCTGAGCTCCCCAACGGACAAATGACGATGGCTTGGACGTGGATGAACAAGGTTGGTAATCGGGAATTCTACATGAACTGCGCGCCCATCACCGTTTCAGGAGGAGCTACCGACACGAAGGCCTTCGATGCACTCCCCGATATGGTTGTCGCCAACATCAACGTGCCAGCTGCCGGTACTTGCAAGACAAAGGAGACTTTCGACTACACATTTGCCAACCCGGGAAAGTACAAGACTTCGACCGGTTTTGGGCCTTGGATGGATCCTTGCAGCACTGGTGATAAGTCGACGGCTCCTACTCCCAGTGGTGGCGGTGGTGCAGTCAATGCAGGAAATCCTGTTCCCGATGCCGCGCCTGCTGCTGGATCTGGATCTGGAGCGGAACCTCCCGTATCTGGGGCTCCTGTTGCTGGTGTACCCGCGGCTCCAGCATCGTCCGCAGTTCCAGTATCTTCTGCAGCCCCAGTGGCTTCTGCGCCTGCACCCAACACCACACTCCGTACTATCGCAACCGTCCCTAAACCTCCTTACCCCGCAAACAACACCTCAGCACCTGCACCCACCGGCCAACTCCCCACTGCTTCTGCTCCTGCTCCAGTCCCCACTGGCGCAGCACCCGGCGGTAACGGTACCCCTTGTCCTACCAATGGCGCAATCATCTGCTCGCTCGATGGTACGCAATTCGGCATCTGCAATTTCGGCAAGGCTCTCATGATGTCTGTGGCTACTGGGACCAAGTGTGTGAATGGAGCCATTGCGCGCCGTGACGCTTTGTATAGCCATCGCAACATGCGAACTGCCATTTGAGTCGGGGTATGAGGCTGCTGAGGCTGGTCTCTGGCATTTATGGTTTCCCGACAGCGAGGATGCGTGATGCAGAGTTTGATTTTGAGTTTTGTCACTGTTTATACGACGCGATCACCAGCGATCACCATGCTTTGAGTATGCGAGCATAGCGTAGCATATTAAATCAAAAGTTGTTTCATGTAACTGAAATTTGTTGGCCTATTGTGTTGTGCTGTGATGTCTGTGGTGTTCATAAACCATGTCTTGAATGACATCCGTTATGGTACGTTGCATTGTAGGATAGATCGTTTGTCTCTTACCACTACAGCACAAGACAGATCGACCGATGTCTGAGACCATCGCTTCTTCCTTCTCACTTGCTTTAGTCACACGTGCACTAGATCATTCTGTACAACACCACATCATCTCCTATGAAATCAAATCCCTCTTTATAGCAACTCTTGTATCTTTACCCTCCAACTATTACAATCTCCTTGGTCCCCCACTACTCCTAAAGAGTCCCCACCCCACCACCACAGCTGCCGCCCCTAACAGCACCCAATGCGGCACAAAAACACCGTCTTTCTCAATATGCATATTATACCCTCTCGCCTTCTCCGCATACGCCTTCTTTCTCGCCTCAACCTTTTCCCTATCCACAACCCCCTTCTTCTCCAACAGTACCTTTTCAGACACCCCACCCCTCTCCCCCCTCTTTCTCTCCAATTCTCTCAACCACTCCTGCACAAGCTCATCCTCCTCGCCGCTCAAGTCTACAAAGGGCTGATC from Pyrenophora tritici-repentis strain M4 chromosome 1, whole genome shotgun sequence encodes the following:
- a CDS encoding FAP multi-domain protein → MFNKSTLFAAMLAMAPFSANAHMIMASPVPYGHPNNSPLDASGSDYPCKAGPYTIVTMNDWKVGSTQKLFFTGTAVHGGGSCQVSVTKDKEPTKDSKFKVIYSIEGGCPANFPANYPEGGPNYDGYFPFTVPPELPNGQMTMAWTWMNKVGNREFYMNCAPITVSGGATDTKAFDALPDMVVANINVPAAGTCKTKETFDYTFANPGKYKTSTGFGPWMDPCSTGDKSTAPTPSGGGGAVNAGNPVPDAAPAAGSGSGAEPPVSGAPVAGVPAAPASSAVPVSSAAPVASAPAPNTTLRTIATVPKPPYPANNTSAPAPTGQLPTASAPAPVPTGAAPGGNGTPCPTNGAIICSLDGTQFGICNFGKALMMSVATGTKCVNGAIARRDALYSHRNMRTAI
- a CDS encoding Atrophin-1 multi-domain protein, giving the protein MGMEEVVLTMNVLEMLMCLVFRSLPVEKLREWLPLSEDEVDETGAVVSQKRRKSREGVVGGLNIASPLDQGLISFKDQPFVDLSGEEDELVQEWLRELERKRGERGGVSEKVLLEKKGVVDREKVEARKKAYAEKARGYNMHIEKDGVFVPHWE
- a CDS encoding SNF5 multi-domain protein, encoding MFTTTGKTAPPQAFMSSYAPRLRSHGNSLISPIVPPSNTLPAPRVTKRGTAVLSYAEDAYDDDDFEDSDRPRRATGLRSVQKADPSSVDQQAQIAALGEELTAPIDTQGIWRDWMGRPKRNLTEKQVQTQSVLPVTLIPIRIDMDIQSFRPEAPLPTPSNARDFGINENLPAYKQPDVTPAYRLKDSFLWNLHEALTTPDQFAKQFVDELDLPTERKPMIISQIANQIRQQLEEYAGVALHPLFHSTASPAVQGVQSIQATGAKVTLPERSRDGTSTPVVPATNGVSTPVTNGASHTEGAQTPVGIPNGISAAATALPSEELHNPDDTYRCIVTLNINLMNRLYTDKFEWSLLHPPGFAEMFAKTTCADLGLSGEWVNAMTHSIYEAVLRLKKEACENGGLVGDGEIDNDAVEPTIGAGWRYDQEHLCDEWEPKVEILSPEEIEKREGDRERQIRRLRRETARFSSTTNMTGAPANEFFNNIEGQENMGRGERSKKKRRFRSLSPVGRGTPGAGGGSGYGGQDGGLQEGERQTWRCAHCWVWGTAVWAVRDGPKGPRTLCNNCGYLYERDKKLPPWSENLFYSERPLHEVQQPYRSQR